The genomic segment AATATATTGTGCTCCCTCACATAATTGTACCTGTACATGATCTTTGATTGACAACGTAATGACAGACACATTAGTGTTCTGTAGCCATTCTCCACTGAAGATGTTACTACAGATTGTAAGtgatttgtgacccagtctgggaaaaccgggcttatcgcctatttaaaagcaTCGAGAAacaccggttttaagtatttagtgtgttgtagcttgccaatggttgaagctatgtgtaccaaattttcacatgttttacaccaattccttaccttccagagcatccactgtgcaagtagccaagaactaagtttcccgctattttagatagtttttaaactgaggttgactgtatcaggtgagctgcaaaatgggtgggaggcgggcaagattgtgttcaaaaattgaaaaggaaggcgtagggatgaattaggcctagttttgggccattgaagtctcaaaattggctaaaatgaaaggaaattaacagcagaggtacttattcaacaccacagaactgtacagccacatacagccatccccaggctgaccagagctccattaaggcccacACTGCACGTACAGATTgtcactgggcttgggaaaagtagccagcaaaaccagaccactcaagtccagctgattttgattgtgaaattagatagtttattcatgtagctttgtgtcctgggtgaaaaatcgaatctgctgtcatgggcgataagaccggttttctcagacttgGTCACATTTGAAATCTGTTGTGCTGAAAACTCCTGCATGATAAGTTAAACCCATGAAACTCTACTCTCCTAGGAGGTGTAGTGCTGGCTGTCTGGTAAGAATTAAGTGATGATATACAATGGGCTGATGACTCAGCTCTACCACCTGGTAGACAATAGTGACATGCACCATTTCATAGATACAAGCAGTTACGGTCACAGTTACATGTGGTCAATAGTGTTACGTACAGATGGTACCATTCAAACTCTTCAGCTAACATGGTTATATTATTCTTTAAACAGATGTTTGTGTCATTGTAATGACGATCCTAGTGGAGGGCATTTAGGTTTGAAAAGATTATCCATAATTACACTTATTGGGTATCATTGTCATGGCACAATGTTGAACAGTATTGTAGAGAATGTATCAAGACCAAGTCATCTGCTCCTGTTCTAGCACCCACAACTAATATCCCAACAAAAAGCCATGACAAATGGTTGCAGTCGATGTTCTTGAGATATCAAACAATGACCACTACTCCTTTTTTAAAAAGACTATTGCACAAAGTGTGTGAAAGTGGTTCCAATGCCAGATCAAACTGCTGCTTGAATTGTTTCAGCTGTCACTAAGGTATTCTGCTCCCCAGGCATGCAGAAGCGCTTTGCTCTGTGATTTTGAAAGTTTCCTAGAGAAACTCTCTGAAGGCCTACAAGTCACATACCATGCACCCACCAGTGGATGGGATGGTTGAACAATTTTACCAGCCATTGTTACAAATGTTATACTTGTATGTTCAAGTGAAGCGAGAATGGGAGACATGACTTCCACTAGTGCTATACAGCAGCCTACATGCTCTTTAGGATGATCTCCTTTTCAACTGATGTATGGAAGAACTCCCAAACCATTTTTTGATACTGATTTGTATTCATCCATCTTCAGACAAAACTTGCTGAAATACATGATTTATAAGTAGGATTGGCCAGCAGACAAAGACTAACAAGCACTCATTAACACGATTCTTTACAGTTGGAGATCATGTGCTGCTATCAGTTTCCACAGCAAGAGTGCTGAGGTGATAAAAACAGCAATGAAAGGACCACTTCTTATGCTAATGGCACTACATCCAAAGTTGTCCATGTGAATAGACTATGCCACAGACTTCAACCAAACCTTATAGTGATACTACTGTGCTGTCAGTCTAGAAAATGGAACCCTCCTGAAGTAGATCACATGAACCAGGCTCTAGAAGACGTCCTGTGAGGACCAGACACTCGTCATCACCATGGGAGTGGACAGCAAAGAAATTCAATGCAAGTGATACCACTACAAGTAATCAACCAATTAACAATATCTATAGCTGCCTATTTAGCTATTCTCATGATGTTTTATATTCAGTTGACAGAAAGGAAAGGATGAAATACGTTGCTACTTCACACATATACATGCTAAAGTAGCAGGCTATGTGTACGGTCTGTGACCCAAACATCATAATATATATGAATGCAGAAAcaattagctagccttgcacTAGAATTACAGTTAGGCTAGTTTACTACAAATGTGTTTTGTGCAGTACACACTTGCAGGTACATGTTGGTCAAGTGTTGGCTCAGTGTATGCATGCTATGAATCAGGAAATATTTGCTGTATTTATTTTTTTTCGCTATTAGTTGATAAATGACAATTCACTAATTGCTGGTGCCACCCATGAGAGAATTTTAGTTGGGACAGTTAATTCTATTGTACTTCAGCACAGTGATCATCTAATCATGAGGAGTGTGGCTAGCAATAGATATAGCAGGTGGCTTGAATATCCATGACACTGAATCCAACTGTTCTTTGACATCATTTACATTCTGATGACTACATTGTGTTTTAAATTGAAATTTTGCCATTTTACAAAGTGCCAAAAAATATGTTGTGCTGAATTTTTAAAAGGTTATTATTTTCATTGAATTATCCCAATTATATTGTAACATTTCATTTTAAAACTGATTAAATGACTTGTCAATATCATCTGATTTGTGTGCATTGCTGTCATAATATTGCTGAAGAGTATAACAATCTTAGACTTTGCCATGCAGGCAGAAGgaaaattccattattccatagtGTTAACTACCACTCCCAATGTACACAATTACACATGTCTATTACATAGCTACAAGGTGGGAAATTCATGTTAACATGGATAAAGTTGCAAGtaagggagtcagaaacatgttactaaaagcatagatacagtatactttCCAAAGGGATTGGAAACTGAAGTCACGTACTAAAACATTTGTGTTTTGGTTTACGTCATCATGCGGTTGCTAAGGATGAGATGGTGAGCAGGTGTGTCCATAGTTTATCTGTTTATGGCTAATTTCACTTCAGGATGAAGTCTTCCAGGACAGTATcaaaagtttgaagagtttGCAAGAGCCGTGTTTTGGCGAATTTGTGGTAGTGACACATTGCAATGGACGCTGGTGATTTATCCAAATTTATCGATTTATCCAAATTTATCAAAGTCTGTTTAGTGACTGATTTTCAGCTACCTGTAGCATTGTAGTCGTAGAAACAGAACTTATATCAATGCACACGTTGCACTAtgcatttgaaattttcaaagtGTATGGTTTCTTCATTTTTACGTCAGTTCTTTTGAAAGTACACTAAGTGTTTAAACGTATAATTGGTAGCACATATTGATGAGCTCTTGCTTGTCAGCCACCAGTTCACTATCATTTACTGTTCTTTGATGGATGTCTAATTGAGTGGCTTGgatgatttcttcaaaattttgtAGATAAGACTGTCTTTCATCCCCATACCATACAGCTTTGGTTTCAGAGTAATCCAACACACTCTTTGCACCCGCCCAGTTAATGATATGGTAAATTAATATCTAGCATTGGTCATGAGTCTACTAAATGTTCACAAGTGAAAAATGATAAGTAGTAAAGTTATACATTATGACAATTGACTCGTGATAGAATAAATCCAAGTTGCCTAttacaccacacaccacacacttgATATAGATATCTAAACAAGACTAAACTGCTTCCCAACATAAAAAAAATTTCTGAAAAGTTCACAAGAAATGAGAGGGTGTGGCAATAACATAATTCGCTTACCTCTTGATATACTAGTTGcttgtttattacaaacaacaGCCTCTTGTGGTCACACATGCATTCCTGTTATTGTGTACAGGCTAGGTTAACCAATTCGTCAAGTTAAAAGCCCACATATTGCTAATAGTTGCCATTAGAAATAATCTCACTCTTGTAACTACACACAGTATCTATGGCGACTAAGTATAGTGCAAGCGAAACACGGATGTTCTTTCTAGCTCGTTACGTCACATTGAGAATTTGTACAGACTACAGAGACATCACGTGAGTTACTTCTGTTTCCAATCCctttggtatactgtatctatgctAACAGGCATCATATATTAGTagagcacacacacaacacattataGTCTCACTTGTTAACTCAACTTGTCCACACAGTACTCTACTACCACTAGTGTCATAGCTCTCACACTGATACTTGCCGCCATCATGAGGGTCAAATTGGGGATACTTTATAGTGGCAGAACTGATGTTTAGCAGGACATTGTTCCTCCACCATTGGTAGGTGGCGGCATTATCAGCAGGTGGAGTATCATTGTAGAATGAACAATGAAGCTCTACAATGTCTCTAGCTACACCCTCGCATTGCCTGGATGAGTCACTGCTGACTGAACTGCTGACGTGGTACCGTGAATCATCTAGCGGCGGTCAATTAAAATAACAACATAATTAATTTGTACTCGCCTCCCCCAGCCCCCCTCAACACATAAGGCTAGCTCCCCGCCCCAATTCTAATAGGTCAGCGGTTCAATACTGTCATTTAGTGATCGATGATGCGTGTGACTTCTACTTAGAAATAAATCACCACTACATCAATATGGGGGTGGGGCTGCAACAAACGACCAGTAATCCCTACCATCTATGCCTCTACTCACCACAAAATGACTGCAGATAGCACACATCACAACACGAAATCACGATACATTCCCCAATGATCGCTGCGAAAAGCTTCAGGTTCCCAGAACTGTACATATGTTTTGCCATCACACTTCAGTTCTGAGTTTGTACGCGCATCTTAAACCTAACACTACGCTAAGCTCTGCGCTAATAACAAATTAAAGTAGTAGTGGCGTTTATAGTGTTGTTAATTTCAGTTCACAAATTAATCTGACCATCACGTTCATGCAACTCCACAAATGATAGTAGTTTCATAAAATTAAAACAATTTTGTTTGCTGCTTTTGTGGTGTTCTAATTAGTGCATACCAAATTTATCAACTGTCAAGACTGTTGCTCAGCTTTGTGTAACATGGTAGGACCTATAAAGCAGTCTTAGCATGTGCTGTAAGGTTCACTTACTGCAATATCCCAGCAGTATTGTTGCATGCTATCTGAACTGAAGTTAACTTGGAACTTGAGCCTCGTACTTCATTATACCCATAGCAACTGCAGAAATGTGATTACAACTGTAGTAGCCATCAGTTGTCAAACTGTAATGCAATCAAAAGCCGGGTATAAATGCAGACATGCCAAACTAATCAGGTCGATAGCTAATACAGGGTTAATCCTAATAAGGAATCGCTTAACACTTAGGGAATACATGTTTATGACTAGCACCACACACGAACTACTGCATGCTTGCCACTTTGCTGCTCATTCTTGCTCCTTTACAAACTGTGGCAATAACAATTAAACTTCAAAGAAATTTTAACTGTTTTGTGTACAAAAACTCTTGCCGTTGGTTCATGGGGGTGGTTAGTGGCTGCCACTTAACTGAAAAATTCATTCTTCAGTAGCCAGATATGAACTAGTAACATTTACACCACATTTACACCAAATTATAGAAGTGACGGATAAAAatagcacacatacacacacctaaTTAATATGCGAGGGCGGTCACTACACAAATGGTTTTCCAAGAATTACCAATCAACTGTTTGATCAGTGGTTAGACAAAGCTTGCTGCAGGCGATCATCAAAGTGGTTGTCTGAATGCTGAATGGAGACATATGTCACTATACTTCTATACACAATGTTTTCTTGTAATTGATCTTCAGACACTCCACACAATATTGGAATGACTTTAGCATGTTCACTGCTAATAATCTGTAGTACTTCATTGAGGAAATTGTCTTCAGTGAAGGCATCTCTTGCCAATACTACAATGATCTTACTAGCTGCGTCACACAGCCTCAACTTTTCTACAATCTTTGGCCTGCCTGGAATAGCAGATAAATCATAGGTGGTACAGTGTAGCCTCCACTTGTATAGTTTACACATTAAGGTATGCTCCACCCACTGCTCACACTGCGGTGAGTACACCACATAGACAAACTCATCATCACTAATTCCATCATCATCTACTGACAGTCTCACAATCAGATCCTCTCGACTACCTACAAGAGATAATTATTGCTATTATGATAGACTGCAGATGCTGACATACCTGATAAGTCAACAGAagttgtttgtatgtagtgttggTAATGGAGGTGACAGCAGAGAAATAAGACTAATGTGACAATGATAATGATGAAGAGAAGAACTCCTAGTCCTAGTCCAGTAAAGATCAACTTCCACCAGGATAGCTTGTTACTGGCCTTGCAGGAGCAGCCATAAGAGTTATAATTTGCTTGTCTATACACTATCCCATGATGATCAACTTCATGAGTTATACAGGACTGTACTTCATAACCTAACAATAGTTATAACCTAACATATGCAGGTATAGTTACAGTAACAACGTACAGTAGATATGGTTTGGTCCAGTTTGTCCTCTCCAACCTTTCTCCAACAGCTATACAGGAAGTCACGTAATGTCAAGTACTTGAGTAACCAATTAACAGCCAAACCAATAATGATAGTGAAAGCCTCAAAATGACAACTATCTCCACACCATGCTGCACTCAAAAATGTGGAATATCAAATTACTAAAAACAACAATCACCTAATTATGCTGGAACTTCTATAGGACAGCTGAGCAGTTAGCAATGTATATTTCTCCAGTTAACAAAATAGATGTTCatcgtagggaagccattggaGTGGAAACACAGATACACCAACTGACATATTGGTAATGGCTATTCTAGCTATAATCTAAGACACGGCTATACACTCTAGACGGGAATTAGTGGAGGGTTTCTCAGACTATCATCTTCAGCTAATCAAAAGTTCACTTCGTTACTGCAAACTGTTGCATGTAGCTATACGGCAGTCATTGTGCAgacaataaaatattataaaaCATTTATCATGTAGTTGATAACAAAAACAACTTACTCTCCTAACAGGAAAACTGTCAGCGTTAGCCTTCTGGGCACCTTTGGGCCGAGTGATGTTTGGAACAGATCTTCCTGTAACTGTTGATATCCCATGTTTTAGGCTTTGACATACAACAACGAGCTGGGGTTGTGCGTCTTCATCGATCAACGATGGTGATCCTACAAGAATATTACAGAAGGGGCTAATCTTAATGCCACATGAGCTGGTTTTATCTCTAGTGATGTGAATGATGGTACGTAGATTTCTGGCTATAGCTATCTTAGCCTAAACTGCTCCTTTGCCAATAGTGCAATTTGACCATAACCAGCCATGAGTACAACCATGGCTACACTCTCTACTTCATTACAACTACGGATCACTGATGATAAATTAAAATTGGTCCCCGATTGCACGACCCCTATTTAATACAAGTACTGAATAATTTAGTGCGTACCGTTCGAATTGACTTGATAGCAGGTGAGCTGACCAGATGTTATACTGAAGAGGAAGCAACAAACCAACGCTCGACCTGCCATCAGTAGCGATCCACGCCGCACAGCCAGTCCTAATTCGTAGAAGCATCGCCTTTACCCAGAATAAGACCTCTTTTATAGAAAAGGTCGAAGTCGCGTGACTAATACAAGTACAAGTCATTTCGCTGGCTTCTCCActtaacaataaaaataaaagaatGCAAAACACAACCAATTGCTAACGCATTAAAAACTAGGAGAGTTGTTAATGAGTTGTGCTGGCTTGACGTACTGCCCAGGTCAGTGAATAAGTCTTGTAAGCATCTTCATAGGACGATTTGATGAAGCTGCTATCCCCAGTACGGACTGCTGTCAAGAATGCCTCATCTTCTTTGTAATAAGGGTCAGCATTGGGGAACCTGTACACTTGCTCCTCATCTGTGTAACCTCTCCGTACTCTTAGTCGACACTCAGGATAGTATGGCTCCTCCAGAGCAATCCGCAAACCATCAGCCCAGATATCAATATTAGCCTCATATCGTTGACACAGTAAGGTCACACCATGAGTAAGGGTCCCTACTGTACCATTTGTGAACTTCCATTGTGCAGTGGTCAGCCTTGGGATACGATCATTCACTGGCACCTTTTGTTCATTGACTACAGCAGGTACGGTGCTGAGGTAACCAACTTCAGATGGCTCATCAC from the Dysidea avara chromosome 13, odDysAvar1.4, whole genome shotgun sequence genome contains:
- the LOC136242331 gene encoding uncharacterized protein — encoded protein: MAGRALVCCFLFSITSGQLTCYQVNSNGSPSLIDEDAQPQLVVVCQSLKHGISTVTGRSVPNITRPKGAQKANADSFPVRRLLEKGWRGQTGPNHIYCYEVQSCITHEVDHHGIVYRQANYNSYGCSCKASNKLSWWKLIFTGLGLGVLLFIIIIVTLVLFLCCHLHYQHYIQTTSVDLSGSREDLIVRLSVDDDGISDDEFVYVVYSPQCEQWVEHTLMCKLYKWRLHCTTYDLSAIPGRPKIVEKLRLCDAASKIIVVLARDAFTEDNFLNEVLQIISSEHAKVIPILCGVSEDQLQENIVYRSIVTYVSIQHSDNHFDDRLQQALSNH